The genomic stretch ACGTGCAAGCCGCGACTGATTTGATTGCAAAGCAAAACGCGATTGTCCCGCCGGATTCATCTGTACCGAAGGACTGCGCAGTTTTTAGCGGTGTGTGGGGAGGTGAGTGGCGCAATGGCGGCTACCGCTCTGTTCTCCGAGTTCTTTCAATAGACAGCAGTTGTGTTGTGGCTTACAGCATCAATGGATTGACCGGCAAGTCCAAGATCAGCGACGGGAAGCTGGAGGAATTTCTTTGCGTTCAAAGAACGGATGGGCGCTGCACGTTCAAGTATTCCGCTTCAGACGATACTCTCAGCGCGAACTATTGGAATCCATCCGGCGGGAAAAACTACGGCACGTTCACCCGGGTTAAGTGAAAAGCTATTGCAGGATTGCCTAACTCGGCAGTCCACACGGACGCTGCGCGATAAAGCCGCGCAGCGCCGGTTACCTAGGACGTTGAGGTTTTCCATATCACCGTATGGCTTTTTGTATGGGCTAGTGATACTCTGCGTCCATGGCTAAAACCCGCTTTGATTGGGATCCGGACAAGGACGCCGAGAATAATAGAAAGCACGGGGTTTCCTTCTCCCGTGCCCAATACGCCTTTGCGGACCCGCAGCGCGTGATAGCCAAGGACGAGGCGCACAGCCAAACCGAAGAACGGTTCTATTGTTTT from bacterium encodes the following:
- a CDS encoding BrnT family toxin — its product is MAKTRFDWDPDKDAENNRKHGVSFSRAQYAFADPQRVIAKDEAHSQTEERFYCF